One genomic segment of Lytechinus pictus isolate F3 Inbred chromosome 18, Lp3.0, whole genome shotgun sequence includes these proteins:
- the LOC135157535 gene encoding uncharacterized protein LOC135157535, translated as MRETIKVILRLQGGTLSSKSGSRSSRGRIQDWVDREVSVPPRVQSIVNGGNSAPSMEPIIEMNNPAPPSESPATKIGHRQEPKSSNDDVLANSLKELLSLNRLPLPEPGIFSGNPLDYTAWRRSYDALIEHRGIPMAERFYFLLKYPTGELKSLVEGYSMIVDGRGYLNAKEGDKLDAWPKVGSRDSFGLRRLGDFLKQCDAASKYVPHLNHLDDERENQNLLRKLPEWLVVKWGKKVVQWRQDWKTFPPFAIFTEFIDKEATVACDPVTSLQSLQTSKERKRSTPSRSLQTGTQNHKYGSAEKKYLSCIFCKGQHHITECSSFNSETMQKKRQTIKDNGLCFGCLRKGHMSKRCKKRNTCSLCKGKHPTALHDDEWKEKRRDATNRERSKAMGIRGIGMHLLLSTMTKANERVACEKVTGLKVKAYYNSEKVISLPPSYTRDIIPADRHHIPTPDTARSFKHLSRIADMIAPLQDVEIGLLIGYDCAKALAPRAVIHSPDERGPYAVQTDLGWSIVGTVNAGYVDSHNDPIGVSHRTTVRTVPEEVQLKGHRSEVMLTHPATTKEGITPLHVVQLLEADFTPDKKQKPYSQNDSKFVRLMEKEIHISESGHYEMPLPFREEEVPVLPNNKFVAAKRLNHLKKKFENDATYYDQYLQQMNNLLEKKYAEKVSEPGEPGKLWYIPHHGVQQPKKLRVVFDCSSQFKGECLNSHLLTGPDLTNALAGVLCRFRKE; from the exons ATGAGAGAAACAATAAAAGTTATTCTTCGATTGCAAGGTGGGACGCTTTCATCTAAGTCAGGTTCCCGATCATCCAGAGGGAGAATTCAAGACTGGGTTGATCGTGAAGTGTCGGTTCCTCCTCGAGTTCAGAGTATAGTTAATGGAGGTAACAGTGCCCCTTCAATGGAACCCATCATTGAGATGAACAACCCTGCTCCACCTTCGGAAAGCCCTGCAACTAAGATTGGTCATCGACAAGAACCAAAGTCCAGCAATGATGATGTTCTCGCCAACAGTTTGAAAGAGTTGCTATCCTTAAATAGACTTCCTCTTCCAGAGCCTGGGATTTTCTCAGGTAACCCTCTTGACTACACGGCATGGAGGCGAAGCTACGATGcattgattgaacatcgtggaATTCCTATGGCAGAGAGGTTCTACTTTCTCTTGAAATACCCGACAGGTGAGCTGAAATCCTTGGTAGAAGGCTACTCTATGATCGTCGATGGCAGAGGTTACCTTAATGCAAAGGAAGG AGACAAGCTGGATGCTTGGCCCAAGGTTGGATCAAGAGATTCATTTGGACTTAGGAGACTGGGAGACTTCCTGAAACAATGTGATGCAGCATCTAAGTATGTTCCCCACTTGAATCATCTTGATGACGAACGGGAAAATCAAAACCTACTGAGGAAACTCCCTGAATGGCTAGTCGTGAAATGGGGAAAGAAGGTCGTTCAGTGGAGACAGGATTGGAAAACCTTTCCACCGTTTGCCATCTTCACAGAGTTCATTGATAAAGAGGCAACTGTTGCTTGTGATCCCGTCACCTCTCTTCAATCTCTGCAGACctcaaaggaaaggaagaggtcAACTCCTTCTCGATCTTTACAGACTGGAACACAAAATCACAAATATGGCTCTGCTGAGAAGAAATATCTGTCATGTATCTTCTGCAAGGGTCAACACCATATTACTGAATGTTCCTCGTTCAATTCAGAAACGATGCAGAAGAAGAGACAGACTATTAAGGACAATGGTCTCTGCTTTGGTTGCTTGAGAAAGGGACACATGTCAAAGAGATGcaagaaaagaaatacatgCTCCTTATGTAAAGGAAAGCATCCAACTGCTCTACATGATGACGAATGGAAGGAGAAGCGACGGGATGCTACTAACAGAGAGAGGAGCA AAGCAATGGGCATCAGAGGCATAGGCATGCACCTATTGCTTTCTACAATGACAAAAGCAAATGAGAGAGTAGCTTGTGAGAAGGTGACTGGATTGAAAGTGAAGGCTTACTACAACTCTGAGAAGGTGATTAGTCTCCCTCCAAGCTATACGAGAGACATTATCCCAGCAGATCGACATCATATTCCTACTCCTGACACAGCGAGATCCTTCAAACACTTGTCCAGGATTGCCGATATGATTGCTCCTCTTCAGGATGTTGAAATTGGACTCTTGATCGGCTACGACTGTGCCAAGGCTCTAGCTCCTCGTGCTGTCATCCACTCTCCTGACGAAAGAGGGCCCTATGCAGTCCAGACAGACCTAGGATGGAGCATTGTTGGGACAGTGAATGCAGGTTATGTTGATAGTCACAATGATCCCATTGGTGTGAGTCATCGTACGACTGTACGGACAGTGCCTGAGGAGGTACAGTTGAAGGGTCATCGCTCAGAAGTGATGTTAACGCATCCAGCTACTACGAAGGAAGGGATCACCCCTCTTCATGTTGTCCAACTTCTCGAGGCTGACTTCACTCCTGATAAGAAGCAGAAACCCTATTCCCAGAATGATTCGAAGTTTGTTAGGCTAATGGAGAAGGAGATTCACATTTCAGAGAGTGGACATTACGAGATGCCCCTCCCCTTCAGGGAGGAAGAGGTACCTGTACTGCCTAACAACAAGTTTGTTGCTGCCAAACGTTTGAACCATCTGaagaaaaagtttgaaaatgatgcaaCCTACTATGATCAATACCTACAACAGATGAACAATCTCCTTGAAAAGAAGTATGCAGAGAAAGTGTCTGAACCAGGTGAACCAGGCAAGCTATGGTATATTCCACATCATGGAGTACAGCAACCAAAGAAACTGAGGGTGGTGTTCGATTGCAGTTCACAATTCAAAGGAGAGTGTTTGAACTCTCATCTTCTCACTGGCCCTGATTTGACCAATGCACTTGCTGGAGTACTGTGCAGATTCAGAAAAGAGTAG
- the LOC129281498 gene encoding uncharacterized protein LOC129281498 has protein sequence MSVYDPLGLLAPLLLPGKIILQDLCITSAAWDDPLPDILQDRWNRWKTYILQLERVSIDRCYKPKDFGEVKNVELRHFCDASNLGYGHCTYLRMTNGRGEVHCTLVLGKSRVSPIKTVTVPRLELTAAVLSVKMSAFLQAELDLKIGREVFWTDSRVVLGYIKNETRRYHVFVANRVRQIRDESSPNQWRHVSTQDNPADAPSRGLTFDQLEASKWFMGPDFIWEREILEETEEEATVIPKDLGLKSNTHASVKEVDELELGRFDHLSSWYRAKRAVAYCLRLKSYLQRCCHARRDGKDVKKVVMEPLTTELLLHAEKEIIRLIQRRTFDEVKSSGISKSHNERERRRHCKETSRLCRLDPFIDDDGILRVGGHLRRSDLSFESKNPAILPQIHLTKLIVSQCHTEVAHGGRGMTTNRLRAKGYWILGSSNFISKFISQCVVCRRLRQPPQIQKMADLPEDRLSPAPLFTYAGVDCFGLWLIKEGRKELKRYGMIFTCMASRGIHIEVLHSLSTDSFTNGLRRFFLSKAL, from the coding sequence ATGTCCGTGTACGACCCTCTTGGATTGTTAGCCCCATTGCTGCTACCTGGTAAGATAATACTTCAGGATCTATGTATAACTTCTGCCGCTTGGGACGACCCCCTTCCAGACATACTTCAAGACAGGTGGAATAGGTGGAAAACATATATTCTCCAACTCGAAAGGGTCTCCATTGACAGGTGTTATAAGCCAAAAGACTTTGGGGAAGTCAAGAATGTCGAGCTACGCCACTTCTGTGATGCGAGCAACCTTGGTTACGGTCATTGTACATACCTGAGAATGACTAATGGAAGGGGAGAAGTACACTGTACGCTTGTGTTGGGCAAATCCAGAGTGTCACCAATCAAGACAGTCACAGTACCAAGGCTGGAACTGACTGCAGCCGTCCTGTCAGTGAAGATGAGCGCCTTTCTTCAAGCTGAGCTAGACCTCAAAATTGGTAGGGAGGTCTTTTGGACTGATAGCCGAGTGGTGCTAGGCTACATCAAGAACGAGACAAGGCGTTATCATGTCTTTGTTGCAAATAGAGTGCGCCAAATTAGAGATGAATCGTCACCCAATCAATGGAGGCATGTCAGCACTCAAGATAATCCAGCTGATGCCCCATCAAGAGGACTCACGTTCGATCAGCTTGAAGCATCAAAGTGGTTCATGGGTCCAGACTTCATTTGGGAAAGGGAGATTCTGGAAGAGACTGAGGAAGAAGCTACTGTCATTCCTAAAGATCTTGGATTGAAAAGCAACACTCATGCCTCAGTAAAAGAGGTAGATGAGCTCGAGTTAGGACGATTTGATCATCTCTCTAGTTGGTATCGAGCAAAGAGAGCTGTGGCGTACTGCCTCCGTCTCAAATCATACTTACAGAGATGCTGCCATGCAAGACGAGATGGGAAAGATGTCAAGAAAGTTGTGATGGAACCTCTGACTACTGAACTACTTCTTCATGCAGAGAAGGAAATCATAAGACTGATTCAGAGGAGGACATTTGATGAAGTGAAATCATCAGGGATCAGCAAGTCTCACAACGAAAGAGAAAGAAGGCGTCATTGCAAGGAGACCAGTCGCTTGTGTCGTCTTGACCCATTTATAGATGATGATGGCATCCTTAGAGTTGGAGGACATTTGAGGAGATCTGACCTCTCATTTGAAAGCAAAAATCCTGCCATCCTTCCTCAAATTCACCTGACCAAGTTAATTGTATCTCAGTGTCATACTGAGGTGGCTCATGGAGGAAGAGGCATGACGACTAACCGTCTCAGAGCAAAGGGATATTGGATCTTGGGTAGCAGCAACTTCATCTCAAAATTCATCTCCCAATGTGTAGTCTGTCGAAGACTTCGACAACCTCCACAAATTCAGAAAATGGCAGACTTACCTGAGGACCGTCTTTCCCCAGCTCCACTATTTACGTATGCTGGAGTTGATTGCTTTGGGCTTTGGCTAATAAAGGAAGGACGGAAAGAACTGAAACGCTATGGTATGATATTCACATGTATGGCATCGAGAGGTATTCATATTGAAGTTCTACACTCCCTCTCCACCGACTCCTTCACCAACGGTCTCAGACGCTTCTTTCTGTCAAAGGCCCTGTGA